The Alistipes finegoldii DSM 17242 DNA segment TTCGTCTTCGTCTATATGCTTTTTGTTATGTAACTGCAATCCTAAATTAAGTTATGAGAATAAATAAAGAAGGCTACAAAATTATCGGCATTTCCGGCGCCGTTTGCGTATTTTTGTGGTGGTTGATCTATCACCTGCTGGTCAGCGACGCGAATATTTCGCTGTTGTGGGTGAGCGCCGTGCTGTTGCTGCTGTTCTGGTTCTTTATCGTCGCGTTTTTCCGGGAACCCCGCCGCGTGCGCATCCACGATGCCGACCTCGCCTTTTCGCCCTGCGACGGCCGCGTCGTCGTGACCGAAGTCGTGAAGGAAAACGAGTATCTGAATGAGGAGATGCTCCAGATTTCGATCTTCATGTCCGTCACCAACGTCCATATGAACTGGGTTCCCGTGGGCGGTACCGTCGAATATTTCAAATACCATCCGGGCCGTTTTCTGGTGGCGTGGCATCCCAAGTCCTCGACCGAAAACGAACGCACCACGACCGTGGTGAAGATGGCTTCGGGACAGAAGGTTCTCTTCCGTCAGATCGCAGGCCTGATCGCGCGCCGTATCATCTCCTATATGAAAGTGGGTTCGCCTGTGGAGCAGAACAGCGTCTGCGGCTTCATTAAATTCGGGTCGCGCGTCGATGTGCTCGTTCCGAAGAACAGCGAACTGCTGGTCGAGATCGGCGATCCTGTGGTGGGTTCGCAGACTCCGATCGCACGCCTTCCGAAAGCTTAATTCATCCGATGTATGAGGGCGACACCCCAGACCTTCCTGCGGTTTATTGCGGGCGCGGCGGTTGCTGCGGCCGTCCTCTTTCTGGTCTGGTACTTCCGGTCGATCGTCGTCTATGTGCTGATCTCGGCCGTGCTGGCCGTCATGGGCAATCCGCTGGTCAAACGGCTCGCGGCATTGCATATCAAGGGCTGGAAAGTGCCCCGCTGGCTGGCGGCGCTGGCGACGCTGATCGTCATCTGGGTGGTGCTGGCGACATTGTGTTCGCTGTTCGTGCCGCTGGTCTTCAATAAGATCTACCAGTTGTCGAACGTCGATTTCGCCACCGTCGTGGCGAGCATCGAAGAACCGATAGCCCGCGCCCAAAGCTACCTGCACGAATTCTTCGCCATGCCCGAAAGCACCTTCTCGCTCTCGGAGGCCCTCGCGTCGGCGCTCAAGCAGGTGATCGACATCGAGTCGCTCAACACGGTCTTTGCGTCGATCGTCAATGTCGTGCTCTCCTCCGTGATCGCTATTTTCTCCATCACCTTCATCACCTTCTTCTTCCTGCGGGACGAGGGGCTTTTCTATGCTATGATTACGGCGATGTTCCCCGAACGTTATCACGAGAACATCACCCGTGCGCTCGACTCCGTAACCCTCTTGCTGGCGCGCTATTTTACGGGAATCCTCTCCGAAAGCCTGCTGTTGATGGTCGCCGTGTCGCTGACGATGATGGCCTTCGGGATGAAAGCCGCCGACGCGGCGTTCATCGGGCTGGTCATGGGCGTGATGAACGTGGTGCCCTATGCCGGGCCGCTTATCGGCGGCGTGGTTTCGGTCTTCGTGGGCATCGTGACCCCGATCGGGGGCATGACCGTGGGGCATACGGCCGTCGTCATCATCGGTTCGCTGCTGATCCTCAAGGGGCTCGACGACTTCGTGCTGCAGCCGACGCTCTATTCGTCGCGCGTCAAGGCGCATCCGCTGGAGATCTTCCTCGTGATTCTGATCGCCGGGTCGCTGGCCGGAATCCTCGGCATGCTGCTGGCGATTCCCTCCTATACCGTACTGCGCGTCTTCGCCAAGGAGTTCTTCTCGCAGTTCAGTCTGGTGCGTAAACTGACCGAAAAAATCTGATGGAAAAGGTGATTATCGAGGGCGTTGTGGAACACGGACGCCGGCTCGGACGCGAGCTCGGATTTCCGACGGCGAACGTGGCCGTTCCCGATTCCGTCGCCGCGGAGGACGGCGTTTACCGTTCGCGCGCCGAGGTGGACGGAGCGGTTTACGACGCGATGTCGAACCTCGGCCGCAATCCTTCGGTCGGCGGGACGGCGCGGCGTCTCGAAACGCATATTTTCGGCTTCCGCGGGGCGTTGTACGGCCGTATGCTGCGCGTGGAACTGCTCGAAAAGATCCGCGACGAGCGGCGGTTCGATACGCTGGAGGAGCTGCGGGCGCAGATCGAAAAAGACAAGGAATATATTTTGAAATTAAAATAAACAGTTATGTATTTAGACTTGACAATGCCCTACAAGGTAGCCGACATGTCGCTGGCCGGGTGGGGACGCAAAGAGATCGAGATCGCCGAGCACGAAATGCCCGGACTGATGGCCGTGCGCCGCAAGTACGGTCCGCAGAAGCCGCTGAAAGGCGTGCGCGTCATGGGTTCGCTGCATATGACCATCCAGACCGCCGTGCTGATCGAGACCCTCGTGGAACTGGGCGCCGACGTGCGCTGGTGTTCGTGCAACATCTTCTCGACGCAGGACCATGCCGCCGCCGCGATTGCCGAGACGGGCGTTCCCGTTTTCGCATGGAAGGGCGAGACGCTGCCCGAATACTGGTGGTGTACGGCCATGGCGCTGTCGTTTCCGGGCGGCAAAGGCCCGCAGCTGATCGTGGACGACGGCGGCGATGCGACGCTTCTGATTCACAAGGGCTTCAAAGCCGAGGACGACGCTTCGACGCTCGATTACGAACCCTCCTCCTATGAAGAGGAGGTGATTATCGACACGCTGAAGAAGGTGCTTGCCGAGGACAAGGATAAATGGCACCGCACGGTGGCCGAATGGAAGGGCGTCAGCGAGGAGACCACTACGGGCGTACACCGGCTCTACCAGATGCAGGAAGCGGGCGAACTGCTCGTTCCGGCCATCAACGTCAATGACTCCTGCACCAAGTCGAAATTCGACAACCTCTACGGCTGCCGCGAGTCGCTGGCCGACGGCATCAAGCGTGCGACCGACGTGATGATCGCCGGCAAGGTGGTGGTCGTGTGCGGCTACGGCGACGTGGGCAAGGGGTGCGCCGCTTCGATGCGTTCGTACGGAGCGCGCGTTATCGTGACCGAGATCGACCCGATCTGCGCCCTGCAGGCGGCGATGGAGGGCTTCGAGGTGAAGACCGTCGAAAGCGCTCTCGGCGAAGGCAATATCTTCGTGACCTGCACGGGCAACTGCGACATCATCACGCTGGAGCATATGGAGCGGATGCGCGATCAGGCGATCGTCTGCAACATCGGCCACTTCGACAACGAGATACAGATGGCGCGGCTCGAAAAGTCGGGCGCCGTGAAGACCAATATCAAGCCGCAGGTCGATAAGTTCACCTTCCCCGACGGACATTCGATTTTCGTGCTGGCCGAAGGCCGTCTCGTGAACCTCGGCTGCGCTACGGGCCATCCCTCGTTCGTGATGTCGAACTCCTTCACGAACCAGTGTCTGGCGCAGATGGAACTCTGGCAGGAGAAGCTCGAAGTGGGCGTTTACCGTCTGCCCAAGCATCTCGACGAAGAGGTGGCGCGCCTGCATCTGGACAATCTGGGCGTGGAGCTGACCCGCCTGACCGAAAAACAGGCGGATTATATCGGCGTGAGTCCCGACGGTCCCTACAAGGCGGAGCATTACCGCTATTGAGACCGGCGGCATCCGGCATGGAAAAAGAGGATACCCGTGAATGAAGTGCACCCCAAATATTGGACGGATTAGTATTTGTTTAGATGGCATGAGTTCGGTATTGTACCGGGCTCATGTTGTTTAAGTATTTCTTTATCCGCTTGTTATTGTAGTAGTCGATATATTCTTCCAATTCTTTTCGGAAATGGTCTATGGATGAGAATTTTTGCAAATATAATAATTCGGACTTCAATAATCCAAAGAAACTTTCCATAGCAGCGTTATCCAGACAGTTACCCTTGCGCGACA contains these protein-coding regions:
- the ahcY gene encoding adenosylhomocysteinase; its protein translation is MYLDLTMPYKVADMSLAGWGRKEIEIAEHEMPGLMAVRRKYGPQKPLKGVRVMGSLHMTIQTAVLIETLVELGADVRWCSCNIFSTQDHAAAAIAETGVPVFAWKGETLPEYWWCTAMALSFPGGKGPQLIVDDGGDATLLIHKGFKAEDDASTLDYEPSSYEEEVIIDTLKKVLAEDKDKWHRTVAEWKGVSEETTTGVHRLYQMQEAGELLVPAINVNDSCTKSKFDNLYGCRESLADGIKRATDVMIAGKVVVVCGYGDVGKGCAASMRSYGARVIVTEIDPICALQAAMEGFEVKTVESALGEGNIFVTCTGNCDIITLEHMERMRDQAIVCNIGHFDNEIQMARLEKSGAVKTNIKPQVDKFTFPDGHSIFVLAEGRLVNLGCATGHPSFVMSNSFTNQCLAQMELWQEKLEVGVYRLPKHLDEEVARLHLDNLGVELTRLTEKQADYIGVSPDGPYKAEHYRY
- a CDS encoding riboflavin kinase, with product MEKVIIEGVVEHGRRLGRELGFPTANVAVPDSVAAEDGVYRSRAEVDGAVYDAMSNLGRNPSVGGTARRLETHIFGFRGALYGRMLRVELLEKIRDERRFDTLEELRAQIEKDKEYILKLK
- a CDS encoding AI-2E family transporter is translated as MRATPQTFLRFIAGAAVAAAVLFLVWYFRSIVVYVLISAVLAVMGNPLVKRLAALHIKGWKVPRWLAALATLIVIWVVLATLCSLFVPLVFNKIYQLSNVDFATVVASIEEPIARAQSYLHEFFAMPESTFSLSEALASALKQVIDIESLNTVFASIVNVVLSSVIAIFSITFITFFFLRDEGLFYAMITAMFPERYHENITRALDSVTLLLARYFTGILSESLLLMVAVSLTMMAFGMKAADAAFIGLVMGVMNVVPYAGPLIGGVVSVFVGIVTPIGGMTVGHTAVVIIGSLLILKGLDDFVLQPTLYSSRVKAHPLEIFLVILIAGSLAGILGMLLAIPSYTVLRVFAKEFFSQFSLVRKLTEKI
- a CDS encoding phosphatidylserine decarboxylase family protein, with product MRINKEGYKIIGISGAVCVFLWWLIYHLLVSDANISLLWVSAVLLLLFWFFIVAFFREPRRVRIHDADLAFSPCDGRVVVTEVVKENEYLNEEMLQISIFMSVTNVHMNWVPVGGTVEYFKYHPGRFLVAWHPKSSTENERTTTVVKMASGQKVLFRQIAGLIARRIISYMKVGSPVEQNSVCGFIKFGSRVDVLVPKNSELLVEIGDPVVGSQTPIARLPKA